In one Eulemur rufifrons isolate Redbay chromosome 14, OSU_ERuf_1, whole genome shotgun sequence genomic region, the following are encoded:
- the DCUN1D3 gene encoding DCN1-like protein 3 encodes MGQCVTKCKNPSSTLGSKNGDRDPSSKSHSRRGAGHREEQVPPCGKPGGDILVNGTKKAEAATEACQLPTSSGDAGRESKSNAEESSLQRLEELFRRYKDEREDAILEEGMERFCNDLCVDPTEFRVLLLAWKFQAATMCKFTRKEFFDGCKAISADSIDGICAQFPSLLTEAKQEDKFKDLYRFTFQFGLDSEEGQRSLHREIAIALWKLVFTQNNPPVLDQWLNFLTENPSGIKGISRDTWNMFLNFTQVIGPDLSNYSEDEAWPSLFDTFVEWEMERRKREGEGRGALSSGPEGLCPEEQT; translated from the exons ATGGGCCAGTGTGTCACCAAGTGCAAGAATCCCTCATCGACCCTGGGCAGCAAGAATGGAGACCGTGACCCCAGCAGCAAGTCACACAGCAGGCGGGGTGCAGGCCACCGTGAGGAGCAGGTGCCACCCTGTGGCAAGCCAGGTGGGGATATCCTCGTCAACGGGACCAAGAAGGCGGAGGCTGCCACTGAGGCCTGCCAGCTGCCAACGTCCTCGGGAGATGCTGGGAGGGAATCCAAGTCCAATGCTGAGGAGTCGTCCTTGCAGAGACTGGAAGAACTGTTTAGGCGCTACAAGGATGAGCGGGAGGATGCAATTTTGGAGGAAGGCATGGAGCGCTTTTGCAATGACCTGTGTGTCGACCCCACAGAATTTCGAGTGCTGCTCTTGGCTTGGAAGTTCCAGGCTGCAACCATGTGCAAATTCACCAG GAAGGAGTTTTTTGATGGCTGCAAAGCAATAAGTGCAGACAGCATTGACGGAATCTGTGCACAGTTCCCTAGCCTCTTAACAGAAGCCAAACAAGAGGATAAATTCAAGGATCTCTACCGGTTTACATTTCAGTTTGGCCTGGACTCTGAAGAAGGGCAGCGGTCACTGCATCGAGAAATAGCCATTGCCCTGTGGAAACTAGTCTTCACCCAGAACAATCCTCCTGTATTGGACCAGTGGCTAAACTTCCTAACAGAGAACCCCTCGGGGATCAAGGGCATCTCCCGGGACACTTGGAACATGTTCCTTAACTTCACTCAGGTGATTGGCCCCGACCTCAGCAACTACAGTGAGGATGAGGCCTGGCCAAGTCTCTTCGATACCTTTGTGGAGTGGGAAATGGAGcgaaggaaaagagaaggggaagggagaggtgcGCTCAGCTCAGGGCCCGAGGGCTTGTGTCCCGAGGAGCAGACTTAG